From Pagrus major chromosome 18, Pma_NU_1.0, a single genomic window includes:
- the LOC141013048 gene encoding uncharacterized protein, with translation MIVFCVTLLLLHQGYAQVPVTTVQLGEPVTFTCLLPCEFISKPLYWYKQSVGDDLKLIATLMEHTDPVYGPEFSASRLDLKVEKYISNLTILRTTEEDEGMYHCAFTYWNDIFWSGTYLSLKGNTQRTSTYTVVQRPTASDPVCPGDSKTLQCSVLSDSENKTCPGDHSVFWFRVGSDKSHPNILYADGNRRDECEDRSDTQKSCLYHFSKNVSSSDAGTYYCAVATCGEILFGNAAKVDIEGSRMWSPTAYALTYLLCAALAISLVVIAFLIYAMKKQESGCNIGNRSHS, from the exons ATGATCGTGTTCTGCGTTACACTGCTTCTCCTTCATCAAGGAT aTGCACAGGttccagtgaccacagttcaactTGGTGAACCTGTGACCTTCACATGTCTTCTGCCTTGTGAGTTTATCAGTAAACCTCTTTACTGGTACAAGCAGAGTGTCGGAGATGATCTAAAATTAATTGCAACACTTATGGAACACACCGACCCTGTGTACGGACCAGAGTTTTCTGCCTCTAGATTGGATCTGAAAGTTGAGAAGTATATTAGTAATCTGACCATTTTGAGAACAACTGAAGAAGACGAGGGAATGTATCACTGTGCATTCACTTACTGGAATGACATTTTTTGGAGTGGAACCTATTTGTCATTAAAAG gaaacactcagAGGACATCGACCTACACTGTTGTTCAGCGGCCTACAGCCTCTGATCCAGTCTGTCCAGGAGACTCGAAGACTCTCCAGTGTTCAGTCCTCTCTGACTCTGAGAATAAAACGTGTCCAGGAGATCACAGTGTGTTCTGGTTCAGAGTCGGATCAGATAAATCTCATCCAAACATCCTCTACGCTGATGGAAACAGACGTGATGAATGTGAAGACAGATCTGACACTCAGAAAAGCTGCCTTTATCACTTCTCTAAGAACGTCAGCTCCTCTGATGCTGGAACTTACTACTGTGCTGTGGCCACATGTGGAGAGATCCTGTTTGGAAATGCAGCTAAAGTGGACATCGAAG GATCCAGGATGTGGTCACCGACAGCTTATGCACTTACTTATCTGCTGTGTGCTGCCTTGGCTATAAGTCTGGTTGTTATAGCCTTCCTCATTTACGCCATGAAGAAACAAGAGTCTGGCTGTAACATCGGTAATAGAAGTCACTCATAG